A genomic window from Candidatus Thiocaldithrix dubininis includes:
- the queE gene encoding 7-carboxy-7-deazaguanine synthase QueE, with the protein MSSLRITEIFFSLQGETRTVGLPTVFVRLTGCPLRCQYCDTAYAFSGGQHMTLDAILAQVAGYQAQYVTVTGGEPLAQKQCIPLLTELCDMGYEVSLETSGALSLEQVDPRVVKVMDIKTPDSGEVSKNLWTNIDYLDPKDQLKAVICSRADYDWFKQIAEQYQLYQRCEVLLSPSHKQMNGRELAEWILADRLPVRFQLQLHKYLWDDAPGH; encoded by the coding sequence TTGAGTAGCTTACGTATTACGGAAATCTTCTTTTCCTTACAAGGCGAAACACGCACCGTTGGCTTACCCACGGTGTTTGTGCGTCTTACGGGTTGCCCTTTACGCTGTCAGTATTGCGACACGGCTTATGCTTTTTCGGGCGGTCAACATATGACGCTAGACGCCATTTTAGCGCAAGTGGCAGGCTATCAAGCACAGTATGTGACTGTCACGGGCGGCGAGCCTTTGGCGCAAAAACAGTGTATTCCGCTGTTAACTGAGCTGTGTGATATGGGTTATGAAGTGTCGCTAGAAACCAGCGGTGCGCTGAGCCTAGAACAGGTTGATCCGCGTGTGGTGAAAGTAATGGATATTAAAACCCCAGATTCAGGTGAAGTTAGTAAGAATCTGTGGACGAATATAGATTACTTAGACCCCAAAGATCAGCTAAAAGCGGTAATTTGCTCGCGTGCGGATTATGACTGGTTTAAACAAATAGCCGAGCAATATCAGCTTTATCAGCGCTGTGAAGTATTGCTGTCACCCAGTCATAAACAAATGAATGGACGTGAGTTAGCTGAATGGATTTTGGCGGATCGTTTGCCGGTACGCTTTCAATTACAGTTGCATAAATATTTATGGGATGACGCCCCCGGTCATTAA
- a CDS encoding pseudouridine synthase has translation MKERIQKILSRAGYGSRREIERWIESGEILVNGQPATAGQAIDENDRVSLRGQRLHLESRLHATPKVLMYNKPAGEVCTQHDPEGRPTVFQRLPPIRAGRWIMVGRLDINTDGLLLFTTDGELANRLMHPSSEVEREYACRVLGDVTPEMLIALQEGVELEDGKASFLRIIDAGGEGANHWYHVVLAEGRNREVRRLWESQGVKVSRLIRVRYGHIDLPRYLRTGHHKELDVRDLRKLYESVGLAFDDGSTFVPNKPERRPNNEADAMPKRTRPTGRNTRGTPPANKRFSDKPNSTNNGRAKRPTPRPR, from the coding sequence ATGAAAGAACGTATTCAAAAAATTCTATCCCGTGCCGGTTATGGCTCGCGCCGTGAAATTGAACGCTGGATTGAATCCGGTGAAATTTTAGTAAACGGGCAACCTGCAACTGCGGGGCAAGCGATTGATGAAAATGACCGTGTTAGCTTACGCGGGCAGCGTCTGCATTTAGAATCACGCTTACACGCCACACCCAAAGTATTAATGTATAACAAACCTGCGGGCGAAGTGTGTACCCAACATGACCCAGAAGGTCGCCCAACCGTCTTTCAACGCTTGCCACCGATTCGGGCCGGCCGTTGGATTATGGTGGGACGCTTAGATATTAATACTGACGGCTTATTACTCTTTACCACCGATGGCGAATTAGCCAATCGTTTAATGCATCCGTCATCTGAAGTAGAACGCGAATATGCCTGTCGGGTATTAGGTGACGTTACCCCCGAGATGCTGATTGCTTTACAAGAAGGCGTTGAACTAGAAGACGGCAAAGCCTCCTTCTTACGGATTATTGATGCAGGCGGGGAAGGCGCAAACCATTGGTATCATGTGGTATTAGCCGAAGGGCGTAATCGTGAAGTACGCCGTTTATGGGAATCACAAGGTGTTAAGGTCAGCCGCTTAATTCGCGTGCGTTATGGGCATATTGATCTACCGCGTTATTTACGCACGGGTCACCATAAAGAACTCGATGTTAGGGACTTACGCAAACTTTATGAATCAGTTGGCTTAGCCTTCGATGATGGTTCTACCTTTGTCCCGAATAAACCCGAACGTCGCCCCAACAATGAAGCAGATGCTATGCCTAAGCGTACACGCCCGACAGGTCGTAACACACGCGGTACACCGCCAGCTAATAAACGCTTTAGCGATAAACCCAACAGCACTAATAATGGCCGTGCAAAACGCCCCACACCACGCCCACGCTAA
- a CDS encoding FKBP-type peptidyl-prolyl cis-trans isomerase, with protein MKARFYLTWAIIFTASLSLAACSDKTKPAETTATVAPSSAAAKTESATMNELVKTDVKVGDGAEATPGKIVSVHYTGWLYDPNAADKHGTKFDSSRDRGQPFEFPLGGGRVIQGWDQGVAGMKVGGQRTLIIPANLGYGARGAGGVIPPNATLVFDVELLGVQ; from the coding sequence ATGAAAGCGCGTTTTTATTTAACATGGGCAATCATTTTTACCGCTAGCTTAAGTTTAGCAGCTTGCTCAGATAAAACTAAACCAGCAGAAACCACTGCAACCGTAGCGCCTAGCAGCGCAGCTGCTAAAACTGAGAGTGCAACTATGAATGAACTTGTAAAAACTGATGTAAAAGTCGGCGATGGCGCAGAAGCAACACCGGGTAAAATAGTATCAGTACATTATACTGGCTGGCTATATGATCCAAATGCTGCCGACAAACACGGTACTAAATTTGATAGTTCACGCGACCGTGGTCAACCGTTTGAATTCCCCCTAGGTGGCGGTCGTGTCATTCAAGGATGGGATCAAGGCGTAGCGGGTATGAAAGTAGGCGGGCAACGTACCTTAATCATTCCAGCCAACTTAGGTTATGGTGCGCGTGGGGCGGGTGGTGTTATTCCACCCAATGCAACTTTAGTGTTTGACGTTGAATTATTGGGCGTGCAATAA
- a CDS encoding accessory factor UbiK family protein, with amino-acid sequence MQPFTALDELSKKLSALMPQPIKSLQEDMESNVRGLLESGLQKMNLVTREEFEIQTAVLQKTRAKLEALEQRLAALEAANQTPIGNSELDKP; translated from the coding sequence ATGCAACCCTTTACTGCTTTAGATGAACTCAGCAAAAAATTAAGTGCTTTAATGCCACAACCGATTAAATCCTTACAAGAGGATATGGAAAGCAATGTACGTGGTTTATTAGAAAGTGGTTTACAAAAAATGAACTTGGTTACACGCGAAGAATTTGAGATTCAAACGGCGGTATTACAAAAAACTCGAGCTAAATTGGAAGCCTTAGAACAGCGGCTTGCTGCACTAGAAGCCGCGAATCAAACACCTATAGGCAACAGTGAACTAGACAAGCCCTAA
- a CDS encoding TorF family putative porin, producing the protein MKISLVTLTVLSALVSGQAFAGASANIGVTSNYMWRGMTQTQDDPAIQGGLDYSHDSGVYVGTWASNSKFANDSGTELDLYAGYKKELKGGMSYDVGVIKYAYPDDNSLDFTELYAKAGYKGVGAEVDYTLGKEGNQGKEHDLYYALGYTGELKNDWSYGAKVGRYDFKEAAIGDYTHGQVSVTKSMKKAGDFTLALDKANGGAAKANNGDNDLRASVSWKKNFDF; encoded by the coding sequence ATGAAAATATCCCTCGTAACTTTAACCGTGTTAAGCGCATTAGTGAGCGGACAAGCGTTTGCTGGGGCAAGTGCCAACATTGGGGTTACTAGCAACTATATGTGGCGTGGTATGACTCAAACTCAGGACGATCCCGCTATCCAAGGTGGCTTGGATTATTCACATGACAGCGGTGTCTATGTTGGGACTTGGGCTTCTAATTCCAAATTTGCAAATGATTCAGGCACAGAGCTTGATTTGTATGCAGGTTATAAAAAAGAGCTTAAAGGTGGTATGAGTTATGACGTAGGCGTTATTAAGTACGCTTACCCTGATGATAATAGTCTTGATTTTACTGAGTTATATGCCAAAGCAGGTTATAAAGGGGTGGGGGCTGAAGTTGACTATACCCTAGGTAAAGAAGGGAATCAGGGTAAAGAACATGACCTTTATTATGCCTTAGGTTATACCGGTGAGTTGAAAAATGATTGGAGTTATGGCGCTAAAGTTGGGCGTTATGACTTTAAAGAAGCTGCTATCGGTGATTATACCCACGGTCAAGTTTCTGTTACTAAATCTATGAAAAAAGCCGGTGATTTTACCTTAGCTTTAGATAAAGCTAACGGTGGTGCTGCGAAAGCAAACAACGGTGACAACGATCTACGCGCTTCTGTTTCTTGGAAGAAAAATTTCGATTTCTAA
- a CDS encoding P-II family nitrogen regulator has protein sequence MKLVTAIIKPFKLDDVRDALGDIGIKGITVTEVKGFGRQKGHTELYRGAEYVVDFLPKIKVEAAVDDAQVEAVIEAITKSANTGKIGDGKIFVTPVEQVIRIRTGESGVSAL, from the coding sequence ATGAAATTAGTAACAGCCATTATCAAGCCTTTTAAGCTGGATGATGTGCGTGATGCCTTGGGGGACATTGGAATCAAAGGCATTACCGTTACCGAAGTAAAAGGCTTTGGTCGTCAGAAAGGGCATACTGAACTGTATCGGGGCGCGGAATACGTCGTGGATTTTTTGCCCAAAATTAAAGTTGAAGCAGCGGTCGATGATGCGCAGGTTGAAGCGGTCATTGAAGCGATTACCAAATCCGCCAATACCGGCAAGATCGGGGACGGCAAAATTTTTGTGACGCCGGTTGAACAGGTGATTCGTATTCGTACCGGCGAAAGCGGTGTGAGCGCACTGTAA
- a CDS encoding ammonium transporter, whose amino-acid sequence MKIRVSLMWLLTLLSLTGVAFADEVPTPNKGDNAWMMVSTAFVILMTIPGLALFYGGLVRAKNMLSVLAQVFTIFCLISILWVTFGYSLAFTDGGSLNSFVGGFSKLFLQGVDPNVTVETFSKGVVIPEMLFMIFQLTFAAITCTLIVGGFAERIKFSSLLVFTVLWFALSYLPMAHMVWFWGGPSAYDAPAGFLFSKGALDFAGGTVVHINAAMAALVGSIVVGKRVGYGRDAMAPHSLVMTMIGASLLWVGWFGFNAGSNLESTGTAVLAMLNTIVAPAAAGLSWMFAEWLLRGKPSLLGVTSGAVAGLVAITPAAGFAGPMGAIVLGLVTGAACLWGVTALKHKLNYDDSLDVFGVHGIGGIIGAIGTGILVNPALGGTGVFDYATGTVAPYSSAQIISQLWGVGVAVVWSGVVSFVLFTVLNKTMGLRVTQDEEREGLDTVSHGERAYTL is encoded by the coding sequence ATGAAGATACGTGTAAGTTTAATGTGGCTACTCACGCTACTCAGTTTAACGGGTGTGGCATTTGCTGATGAAGTGCCAACGCCTAACAAGGGTGATAATGCGTGGATGATGGTTTCCACCGCCTTTGTTATTTTAATGACGATTCCGGGTTTGGCTTTATTTTACGGTGGTTTAGTTCGCGCTAAGAACATGTTGTCTGTGTTAGCGCAAGTTTTTACCATTTTCTGCTTAATCTCTATTTTATGGGTAACCTTTGGTTATAGCTTAGCCTTTACCGATGGGGGTAGCTTAAATAGTTTTGTTGGTGGTTTTAGTAAATTATTCTTACAAGGCGTTGATCCGAATGTAACCGTAGAAACCTTTAGTAAAGGTGTGGTTATTCCTGAAATGCTGTTTATGATTTTCCAACTAACCTTTGCGGCTATTACTTGTACCTTGATTGTCGGTGGTTTTGCCGAGCGTATTAAGTTTTCCAGCTTATTAGTCTTTACGGTTTTATGGTTTGCTTTATCGTATCTGCCAATGGCGCACATGGTTTGGTTCTGGGGTGGTCCTTCTGCTTATGATGCACCCGCAGGCTTCTTATTCTCGAAAGGTGCATTAGATTTTGCAGGCGGTACAGTAGTCCATATCAATGCGGCAATGGCAGCGTTAGTCGGTTCAATTGTAGTTGGTAAACGGGTGGGTTACGGACGCGATGCCATGGCGCCACACTCTTTAGTGATGACCATGATTGGTGCTTCTTTACTATGGGTGGGCTGGTTTGGCTTCAATGCTGGTTCTAACTTGGAATCTACAGGTACAGCGGTATTAGCAATGTTGAATACCATTGTTGCCCCAGCGGCGGCAGGTTTATCATGGATGTTTGCTGAGTGGTTATTACGCGGTAAACCTTCACTGTTAGGCGTAACCTCGGGTGCAGTAGCGGGCTTAGTAGCGATTACCCCTGCGGCTGGCTTTGCAGGTCCTATGGGCGCGATTGTATTAGGCTTAGTCACTGGTGCAGCTTGCTTATGGGGTGTTACAGCGCTCAAACATAAATTAAATTACGATGACTCTTTAGACGTATTCGGTGTACACGGTATCGGTGGTATTATCGGTGCGATTGGTACAGGTATCTTAGTCAATCCAGCTTTAGGCGGTACTGGGGTATTTGATTACGCAACGGGCACAGTAGCACCGTATAGTTCTGCACAAATTATCAGCCAATTATGGGGTGTAGGTGTAGCGGTTGTATGGTCTGGTGTTGTAAGCTTCGTCTTGTTTACAGTATTGAACAAAACGATGGGCTTACGTGTTACGCAAGATGAAGAACGCGAAGGTTTGGATACTGTATCCCACGGGGAACGCGCTTACACCTTGTAA
- the ilvD gene encoding dihydroxy-acid dehydratase, whose amino-acid sequence MPTYRSRTSTAGRNMAGARSLWRATGMKDEDFQKPIIAIANSFTQFVPGHVHLKDLGQLVAREVEAAGGVAKEFNTIAIDDGIAMGHSGMLYSLPSRELISDAVEYMVNAHCADALICISNCDKITPGMLNAALRLNIPTIFVSGGPMESGKAVIAGKPVKLDLVDAMVAAANPQQSDADVNTMERSACPTCGSCSGMFTANSMNCLTEALGLSLPGNGSTLATHADRKQLFLKAGRLAVELAKRYYEQDDESVLPRSIANFAAFENAMSLDIAMGGSTNTILHLLAAAQEAGVNFTMNDIDRLSRKVPQLCKVAPSTQLYHMEDVHRAGGIMGILGELDRAGLLNREVATVHSPSLAAALDQWDIQRTQNAEVHQFYSAAPGNVPTQVAFSQAKRWDSLDTDRAAGCIRDLEHAFSTEGGLAVLFGNIAQDGCVVKTAGVDDSILTFSGPVKIFESQDAAVEGILGDQIQAGDIVLIRYEGPRGGPGMQEMLYPTSYIKSKGLGKVCALITDGRFSGGTSGLSIGHVSPEAAEGGAIGLVEQGDIIDIDIPNRRINVRVSDEELASRRSAMQAKGNQAWKPVNRDRQVSAALKAYAAMTTSASRGAVRDVSQLDK is encoded by the coding sequence ATGCCCACCTACCGTTCCCGCACTTCAACCGCAGGCCGTAATATGGCTGGCGCACGTTCTTTATGGCGTGCCACGGGCATGAAGGATGAGGATTTCCAAAAACCGATTATTGCGATTGCTAACTCCTTTACCCAGTTTGTGCCGGGGCATGTCCACCTGAAGGATTTAGGGCAATTAGTCGCACGCGAAGTCGAAGCTGCGGGCGGTGTTGCTAAAGAATTTAATACCATTGCGATTGATGACGGCATTGCTATGGGGCATAGCGGAATGTTGTATTCGCTGCCTTCGCGGGAATTAATTTCAGATGCAGTCGAATACATGGTAAATGCGCATTGTGCTGACGCGCTAATTTGTATTTCTAACTGCGACAAAATTACCCCGGGCATGTTAAACGCGGCATTGCGCTTAAATATTCCGACAATTTTTGTTTCTGGTGGACCTATGGAATCGGGTAAAGCCGTGATTGCGGGTAAGCCGGTTAAACTAGATTTAGTCGATGCAATGGTTGCCGCCGCCAATCCGCAACAAAGCGATGCCGATGTCAATACAATGGAGCGCTCAGCTTGCCCTACTTGTGGTTCGTGTTCTGGTATGTTTACCGCTAACTCTATGAACTGTTTAACCGAAGCACTGGGCTTAAGTTTGCCGGGTAATGGCTCAACCTTAGCCACGCATGCCGACCGTAAGCAATTATTCTTAAAAGCAGGGCGCTTAGCCGTTGAATTAGCCAAACGTTATTACGAGCAAGACGATGAATCGGTATTGCCGCGTTCGATTGCCAATTTTGCTGCGTTTGAAAATGCCATGAGCTTAGATATTGCAATGGGTGGTTCAACCAACACCATTTTGCATTTATTGGCAGCCGCGCAAGAAGCGGGTGTTAATTTCACCATGAATGATATTGATCGCCTCAGTCGTAAAGTGCCGCAGTTGTGTAAAGTAGCACCTTCTACCCAGCTTTATCACATGGAAGACGTACACCGTGCAGGCGGCATTATGGGGATTCTGGGCGAATTAGATCGCGCTGGTTTATTAAACCGCGAGGTCGCAACCGTGCATAGCCCAAGTTTAGCGGCGGCTTTGGATCAATGGGATATTCAACGCACGCAAAATGCAGAGGTGCATCAGTTTTATAGTGCTGCGCCCGGCAATGTGCCGACACAAGTAGCCTTTAGCCAAGCTAAACGTTGGGATAGTTTAGACACAGATCGTGCGGCGGGTTGTATTCGTGACCTAGAACATGCCTTTAGCACAGAAGGTGGTTTAGCGGTGTTATTTGGCAATATTGCCCAAGACGGTTGTGTAGTCAAAACGGCGGGGGTCGATGACAGCATTTTAACTTTCTCCGGTCCTGTAAAAATCTTTGAATCACAAGATGCTGCCGTCGAAGGAATTTTAGGTGACCAAATTCAAGCAGGTGACATTGTTCTCATTCGCTATGAAGGACCGCGCGGGGGACCGGGTATGCAAGAAATGTTGTACCCCACGTCTTACATTAAGTCGAAAGGTTTAGGTAAAGTTTGCGCTTTGATTACTGACGGGCGTTTCTCCGGTGGTACATCCGGTTTGTCGATTGGGCACGTTTCACCTGAAGCCGCTGAAGGGGGCGCAATCGGCTTGGTTGAACAAGGCGATATCATTGATATTGATATTCCCAATCGGCGTATCAATGTGCGCGTTTCCGATGAGGAATTAGCAAGCCGCCGTTCTGCCATGCAAGCCAAAGGCAATCAAGCATGGAAACCGGTTAATCGGGATCGCCAAGTCAGTGCAGCCTTAAAAGCTTATGCTGCGATGACTACCTCTGCCTCACGCGGGGCAGTGCGGGATGTTTCACAGTTAGATAAATAA
- a CDS encoding protoglobin domain-containing protein, whose protein sequence is MELLTLTNTLLQQIPQKLIPNAADGAILQQHQAFFEKHKATVIQGFYDFMYDQDATKQHLSNENRATREALLSQWYEITMQGHFDQAYWAWQALVGIVHIKHKIPDSAVLGMWSWLIDNLNQALLAEKTTAEVAQIMSILHKVQATVCSVIIESAKLSQQEAIKRASGLNPAILNRFIEIEINELLKQGRTALAQTMQKQARVA, encoded by the coding sequence ATGGAATTATTAACGTTAACGAATACGCTGTTACAGCAAATTCCACAAAAATTGATTCCGAATGCAGCAGATGGCGCTATTTTACAGCAACATCAGGCTTTCTTTGAAAAGCATAAAGCGACGGTGATTCAAGGTTTTTACGATTTTATGTATGACCAAGATGCCACCAAACAACATTTATCTAATGAAAACCGGGCAACCCGTGAAGCCTTGCTAAGCCAATGGTATGAAATCACTATGCAAGGGCATTTCGATCAAGCTTATTGGGCATGGCAAGCCTTGGTCGGTATTGTGCATATTAAGCATAAAATTCCCGATTCAGCCGTATTAGGGATGTGGAGTTGGTTAATTGATAATTTAAACCAAGCCTTATTAGCTGAAAAGACGACGGCAGAAGTAGCGCAAATTATGAGTATTTTGCATAAGGTGCAAGCTACCGTATGCAGCGTGATTATTGAAAGCGCGAAGTTAAGCCAACAAGAAGCCATTAAACGTGCTTCTGGTTTAAATCCGGCTATTTTAAATCGGTTTATTGAAATTGAAATCAATGAGTTATTAAAGCAAGGTCGTACTGCTTTAGCACAAACCATGCAAAAACAGGCACGCGTGGCTTAA
- a CDS encoding FeoC-like transcriptional regulator, with the protein MLLGQIRDYVKAREVVSLQDVMLHFDIAADSAEFALNYWLRKGKIQLKTANCSSGGCSSGSCNSSQSAQYSWAQRAIPLRFHARIS; encoded by the coding sequence ATGTTACTAGGGCAAATTCGTGATTATGTGAAAGCACGTGAAGTCGTTTCTTTACAAGATGTCATGTTGCATTTTGATATTGCGGCCGATAGCGCGGAATTTGCCCTGAATTACTGGTTACGTAAAGGTAAAATTCAATTAAAAACAGCCAATTGCAGCAGCGGCGGTTGTAGTAGTGGTAGTTGTAACAGCAGCCAAAGCGCTCAATATAGTTGGGCGCAACGTGCTATTCCCCTGCGTTTTCACGCGCGTATTTCTTGA
- the feoB gene encoding Fe(2+) transporter permease subunit FeoB: protein MKACCDGEGKACQHKAPLHRKLALVGNPNSGKTTLFNLLTGARQRTGNWPGVTVERKEGSCRIQNEDLQVVDLPGTYSLDFGDTSADEQVAREFVQTNPDYLYLNIIDASTLERGLYLSLQLRELNVPMIVVLNMMDVAERRGMQISPHALQERLGCPVIPVSLRQGRDLANVHQAICHFDPTTSITPFAIAYQSSVEQTIARLQTQGMNRSEAIIALQTNHSDATIVQLRQQVEAQTHEEFDFLLADARFDLATRIAQHAVHERGKISRTLSDKVDNWVLGTWTGIPIFLLMMYLLFLFSINLGGAFIDFFDLSVQTLAVDGTRHVLESLHSPDWLTALLADGLGGGLQVVATFIPIIAALYLFLTILEESGYMARAAFVMDQFMRKLGVSGKAFVPLIVGFGCNVPAIMATRTLDSQRERILTVLMAPFMSCGARLAVYALFAAAFFPTGGQNMVFLLYLIGIAFAILTGLIMRKTVLQGGTDHFVMEMPTYQIPGLRNILLNTWGKLKGFVLGAGKLIVMVVMLINVVNSLGTDGSFGNQNTEKSVLSSVAKTVTPIFEPMGITQANWPATVGIVSGLLAKEVVVGTLDALYSQMDAPPASEASAAAPYDLIAGLTAAAETIPVNVRDALGNLSDPLGFGSIEETPEVQSATFSAMQKYFDGKVGAFAYLLFILMYFPCVAATGAMYREVGARWALLGVLWSTGLGYGTAVLYYQVATFARHPNQSLIWIALVLTSFTLAIYALHRAGRKPQSPIIPLQFKVS, encoded by the coding sequence ATGAAAGCCTGTTGTGATGGTGAAGGTAAAGCGTGCCAACACAAAGCGCCTTTACATCGTAAACTTGCTTTAGTCGGTAATCCTAACTCCGGCAAAACTACTTTATTCAATTTGCTGACGGGGGCGCGGCAACGCACAGGTAACTGGCCTGGCGTAACAGTTGAACGTAAAGAAGGTTCTTGCCGTATTCAAAATGAAGATTTACAAGTAGTGGATCTACCCGGCACTTATTCGTTGGATTTTGGCGATACCTCTGCCGATGAACAAGTAGCCCGTGAATTTGTGCAAACGAATCCCGATTATTTATATTTAAACATTATTGATGCCAGCACTTTAGAACGCGGTTTATACCTGAGTTTGCAATTACGTGAACTCAATGTGCCCATGATCGTCGTGCTAAATATGATGGATGTGGCAGAACGGCGAGGCATGCAAATTAGCCCACATGCCTTACAAGAACGCTTAGGCTGCCCCGTGATTCCCGTGTCCTTACGTCAAGGGCGCGATTTAGCCAATGTGCATCAGGCAATTTGTCATTTCGACCCCACTACCTCTATAACACCGTTTGCGATTGCTTATCAAAGCAGCGTTGAACAGACAATTGCACGCTTACAAACGCAAGGCATGAATCGTAGTGAAGCCATTATTGCGCTGCAAACCAACCATAGCGATGCGACTATTGTGCAACTACGCCAGCAAGTTGAAGCGCAAACCCATGAAGAGTTCGACTTTTTATTAGCCGATGCACGTTTTGATTTAGCCACCCGTATTGCACAACATGCCGTGCATGAACGTGGCAAAATCAGCCGCACGCTATCCGATAAAGTGGATAACTGGGTGTTAGGTACATGGACAGGTATTCCCATCTTTTTATTGATGATGTACCTGTTGTTCCTATTCAGCATTAACCTTGGGGGCGCATTTATTGATTTCTTCGACCTCAGCGTGCAAACCCTTGCGGTCGACGGCACACGCCATGTACTAGAAAGTTTACACTCACCCGATTGGTTAACGGCCTTACTAGCAGATGGTTTAGGCGGCGGCTTACAAGTCGTGGCGACCTTTATTCCCATAATTGCTGCCTTGTATTTATTTCTGACCATTTTGGAAGAATCAGGTTATATGGCACGGGCAGCGTTTGTCATGGATCAATTCATGCGCAAACTGGGGGTGTCTGGCAAAGCTTTTGTGCCCTTAATTGTTGGCTTTGGCTGTAATGTACCCGCCATTATGGCAACCCGTACCTTAGACAGCCAACGTGAACGCATTCTTACCGTACTTATGGCGCCGTTTATGTCCTGTGGCGCACGTCTAGCGGTCTATGCCTTATTTGCCGCTGCCTTCTTTCCCACAGGTGGGCAAAATATGGTGTTTTTACTGTATTTAATCGGCATTGCCTTCGCCATTTTAACCGGCTTAATCATGCGTAAAACCGTCTTACAAGGCGGTACGGATCATTTCGTCATGGAAATGCCAACCTATCAAATTCCGGGTTTACGTAATATTTTGTTAAATACTTGGGGTAAGTTAAAAGGTTTTGTATTAGGCGCGGGCAAATTAATTGTCATGGTAGTTATGCTGATTAACGTAGTGAATAGCCTTGGTACAGACGGCAGCTTTGGTAATCAAAATACGGAAAAATCCGTGTTAAGTTCAGTGGCGAAAACCGTCACCCCAATTTTTGAGCCAATGGGAATTACGCAAGCCAATTGGCCTGCAACCGTGGGCATTGTTAGCGGTTTGCTAGCAAAAGAAGTGGTCGTCGGTACACTAGATGCATTGTATAGCCAAATGGATGCACCACCTGCTAGCGAGGCAAGCGCAGCCGCGCCTTATGATTTAATAGCTGGTTTAACAGCGGCGGCTGAAACCATTCCTGTCAATGTGAGGGATGCGCTCGGCAATTTAAGCGATCCGCTGGGCTTTGGCAGTATTGAGGAAACACCCGAAGTACAAAGCGCAACCTTTAGTGCTATGCAAAAATACTTTGATGGCAAAGTGGGAGCGTTTGCTTACTTACTGTTTATTCTGATGTATTTTCCTTGCGTAGCGGCTACAGGCGCAATGTACCGTGAAGTCGGCGCGCGCTGGGCCTTATTGGGGGTCTTATGGAGTACAGGCTTAGGTTATGGTACGGCGGTATTGTATTACCAAGTGGCTACCTTTGCACGGCATCCTAATCAGTCCTTAATCTGGATTGCGCTGGTGCTAACTAGCTTTACACTGGCAATTTATGCCTTACACAGAGCAGGGCGTAAACCGCAATCGCCTATAATTCCCTTACAATTTAAGGTAAGTTGA
- a CDS encoding ferrous iron transport protein A: protein MHSVAPQPLSQCHEHSAAHIQSIQTDNATRIRLLGMGIGHGTHIEVLRNRHGDMVLGNGNNRISLGRSITQHILVQESAT from the coding sequence ATGCATTCCGTTGCGCCCCAACCTCTCTCCCAGTGTCATGAACACAGTGCTGCCCATATTCAATCTATTCAAACCGATAATGCGACGCGCATTCGCCTACTAGGTATGGGCATCGGTCACGGCACTCATATTGAAGTGTTACGCAATCGACATGGCGATATGGTGTTAGGCAATGGTAATAACCGTATTAGTCTAGGTCGTTCGATTACTCAGCATATTTTGGTACAGGAGTCAGCTACATGA